The Calditrichota bacterium region AACAAACCAAAATAGCCTGAGGAACTGACATCATAGGTATAGTTAATAAAACCCGTTACCCAGCGGCCAATTCGTTTGTTAAGGGTAAACTCAAATCCCCGGATATCCTGGTAATTATTGCTGGCAGCCTTGTAATATTGAACGGAATTATTGATGTTCTGATAAAATATCCATCCGGGCTGATTGGTGATATCCTTGTAATAGGCCGCGATATTCAAGAGAAACATATTAAACAAATTTTGAGAAAAGCCAAGTTCGTACGCCACCGTTTTTTCCAATTTCAGGTTCGGATCGCCGATATAGGTGACCAGTCCGTTGGATTCTCTCTGCAACCGAAAACGATAGGATGAAAAAGGCTCCTGCGTAAAATGGCCATAGTTAAAATAGAGTTTGGAATTTTCCGTAATGGGGTGCGACACGCCGACCCGCGGGCTTAATGTCCACCGGGCCTTTGTTTTTTTCCGCGGGACATCCTTTTCAATATTTGATCCGTATCCGGCCTTAAAATATTTATCGTAATCACTGAGTTCATACCATTTTCCGTTGGGATTAGAATAATCCAGGCGCAGCCCCACATTGGCAATGAAACCCTGAAATTCCAATTTGTCCTGTGCATAAGCGCCCACCCGATAGGGAAAAACATTATAAACCATCGATCGGGTCCATGTGTTCATGGAAGGACTATCTGTAAACGAACGAATCCGATAATCATTATAGGCCACCTGCACACCTGTCTTCACCTGATTGTGCTGGTCAACCTGGCTGGTCAGATCAAATGAAAAATGGGTGGTCGAGTTTCGGCTTTTATCCCGGCCAAGATTCATCCAGCCGCCCATAATCATCCCGTCAATTCCGGTTACAGAGTATCCCCAATATCCGTAGGGGGCTTCATCTACACGATAACCGGGAAAGATTTCATATTTTTTCGTCGTATCCCGATCAGCCATTTTGTAGGTGTTGTAGCGGTTTGAAATCGTTTCCAACCGTATTTCGTAATAGGTTTGAGGGGTAACAATGTGTGTAAATTTCAGGCCAAGCACGTGCCGGTAAATGGCGCTCGGGCTAAAATACCCCGGCATATAAAGCATACTGGCACCACTGCTGCTATTGAGCAAATTGGCCACCTCACTGGTACTTCTCAAAACATGCCCTGTGGGGGTTGTTTTCCAGTTGTAGGGCGATACGGAATAGACTTCGCCATAAAGCCCTGTAAAAACAAGTTTCATGGAAGGGGTAATATCGGATGTCAGTTTAATTTGGGTATGGTTATCTGAATAGCTGTCGCGTGAAAGGGGAAAAATGAACATATCCCTCTCGCGGAAATGGGTCAGATAAAAGCGCAAATCTCCCAGCCGGTCTGAAATGAGCGGAACCGGTCCGCCCAAACCCACATCAATTACATAATCCGGTTTTTTGATATCCCCCTGGCGCCGGTGCTGCCATTCGTAAAGCCGTTTGGCGGCTGCCGGGGTCAGATCATTCGTGGGATCCGAATCCTGGAATGTGGCATCCGACACCGCATTCCATCCTTCAAAATTCGGATATTGCCTGCGGGTATAATCATCCCAGGCACCGTTATTGGTTCCCGTCCAGCATACGGATTCATCCATATGGGGGCGATTAAAATAAGACATGGGATCATAAAGAGAGGGACCGAAATGCTTGGGTGCCGGGGGGCTATATCGGAAAATGGCTGAGCCGTTATAGTGTTTCCGGCTTCCCTCCCGGGTAACCACATTCACAATTCCCGAACGAACATTGCCATATTCGGCATTAAATCCCCCCGTTTGAACCTGAATTTCCTTAACAGCGCTTAAACTGACGGCGGCATAGGGTAAATTCGATCGCTCGTCGTTCATTGACAAACCGTCCACCATGAAGGCGGTCTGTTCAGGCCCGCTGCCACGAATAATAATTCCGCGGGTCCCCTGTTGAATACCGGCCTGAAGTGTAAGTACTTGATTCACCGTTTCTACCGGTAAATCAGATACCACCTTCGAACTGATATTCATCATGCTCGCGGAAACGTCCTTTCTCACAATCGGGCGTTCGGCCACAACAACTACCTCTTTCCCGGAAATAACCCGTGGCGTCAGACTGGCGTTGATACTTGTGGTAAGGTCAATGGCAACACGGACATTTTTGATCCGGTATTCGGCATAGCCAATCATTGAAAATTTAAGCGTGTAAATTCCCGGGGGAACATTCAGAATGACATAATATCCTTTTTCATTCGTTGCCGCGCCAATAGTCGTCCCCTCCACGATTACATTTACACCCGGCAGGGGGCTTCCGGACGATTTATCCTTTACATACCCGGCTATTTTACCGGTTGTTCCTGCAAATGCAGTTGCAGAAAATAACATGATCAAAAAAATTAGTAAGGGCGTCTTTTTCATAAAAACGGCCTCCAGGCTTTGCAAAGCAATAAGAATTCTTTTATTTATTTTGAATAAGCATGTACTTCTTTAGAATAACCTTTATCTCAGGCAATGCACAGGCACTGCAGGTCCCGGGATGGTTTCTGCCCGGTATCACACGTTTCCATTTGGCAAACGGCGCGCATTGCTCATTGGACATTTAGAGTGAAAACCGTATTGAAAAACGATTGATGTTTTTAAATACGCTATACGGTGTGTATGAATAATCAATCGCCAAACCAAATTTCCGGATTCCAAAACCGGTTGTAAACCCATACAGATCCTGATTACTCGTATAGCCCGCTCGCAATATCAACATATTCATGAAGGTGTATTCCCCCCCGATTTCAATATATTCGGGATAAGAACGCGGATGAGCCGCATCAACCGTGATCAGCAGGGAATTTGAACCGGGAATGACGTTGGGAACAAATTCAAACAGGTTGAACGAGATACCCATTTTAAAGGTTAATGG contains the following coding sequences:
- a CDS encoding TonB-dependent receptor: MKKTPLLIFLIMLFSATAFAGTTGKIAGYVKDKSSGSPLPGVNVIVEGTTIGAATNEKGYYVILNVPPGIYTLKFSMIGYAEYRIKNVRVAIDLTTSINASLTPRVISGKEVVVVAERPIVRKDVSASMMNISSKVVSDLPVETVNQVLTLQAGIQQGTRGIIIRGSGPEQTAFMVDGLSMNDERSNLPYAAVSLSAVKEIQVQTGGFNAEYGNVRSGIVNVVTREGSRKHYNGSAIFRYSPPAPKHFGPSLYDPMSYFNRPHMDESVCWTGTNNGAWDDYTRRQYPNFEGWNAVSDATFQDSDPTNDLTPAAAKRLYEWQHRRQGDIKKPDYVIDVGLGGPVPLISDRLGDLRFYLTHFRERDMFIFPLSRDSYSDNHTQIKLTSDITPSMKLVFTGLYGEVYSVSPYNWKTTPTGHVLRSTSEVANLLNSSSGASMLYMPGYFSPSAIYRHVLGLKFTHIVTPQTYYEIRLETISNRYNTYKMADRDTTKKYEIFPGYRVDEAPYGYWGYSVTGIDGMIMGGWMNLGRDKSRNSTTHFSFDLTSQVDQHNQVKTGVQVAYNDYRIRSFTDSPSMNTWTRSMVYNVFPYRVGAYAQDKLEFQGFIANVGLRLDYSNPNGKWYELSDYDKYFKAGYGSNIEKDVPRKKTKARWTLSPRVGVSHPITENSKLYFNYGHFTQEPFSSYRFRLQRESNGLVTYIGDPNLKLEKTVAYELGFSQNLFNMFLLNIAAYYKDITNQPGWIFYQNINNSVQYYKAASNNYQDIRGFEFTLNKRIGRWVTGFINYTYDVSSSGYFGLLRYYEDPNKERDYLRLNPYQSRPHPRPYARANINIHSPNNFWKSWMNFYPLGGWNLNFLADWKAGRYATYNPNSLPGVLDNVRWKNWYNLNMRVSKIFNVRRYNIQLYMDVSNLLNTKYMSSAAFSDNYDYLDYMASLHFSWETGVEHGNDKIGDYRPEGVAYDPMEPNPNNDPAIKARNDKRRKNKSYIDMPNFKALTFLNPRDFTFGIKIDF